The genome window ATCCCCAAAGGGATCGACTGCATCGGTCGAGTCGAAAACATCTTCGCCATTGGCATACAAGGCGAAAACACCGGAATAATTTTGTCCGGTGATAATTATTTCACTCGCACCATCGTCGTTAAAGTCATATAGAACAGGACTTGCAAATATTCTTATCGAAGGGCCGATAGAACGAGGCCAACCATCGAGTGCGGTAAGTGTCGTCCATGCGAGAATGGAATCCGAGGGTGGGCTTTCTATCATAGATTCGCTAACTGAAGTTACCCGGTAGAAAAATTGCGTAACCTCTGGCAATCCCTCGTCGATATAGGTTCCAAATGAGATTGGGAAGGTATTAAGCTTTGTCCACAATGACGAACCCGTATAATCTCTTCTATAGATATTGTATCCATAAATCAAACCATCGTCGGGGGAAGCCCAATATAATTCCACTGAAGAAACTGAAGGATCCATTCCTACCGAGTCCGGAACGGATGGAGTTTTTAAGTCGAAATCGATTGTCTCGGGTGAGCAATTGGAGAAGTCGAATATAGCTTTCCCATCAATATGTATCGACTCGGAAACCAGATTAAGTGGTAAGATAAAAGTATCCAAAGGCTCTATAGTCCCAATTGCGTAGGAGCTAACATCTATAGTAGCACCCGATACCACAAAATCAACATCTCCGCCTCGAAAATCGCCAAATCCTGTATTGGTAACACCGAGAAGTATAATCGCAGTGTCGCCGGGAAAAGGAGAAGCAGCTCCTCCCCTATACTCAGTTGAAAAATGGTGGAAGATTGGTGCTTCAATATAAATCGAAAGTGTATCGCTATAGAATAAGCTATCCGACTCGATCCTAACTACAGGGCGAAGGTTAGTAATCCCTCGACAATCACTAGGAGCCGTGATTGAAAAGGCTGAATGAATTGTTAATGTATCAAAACTTGTAAAAGAATAAACAAATGCAACTGAATCGAGCGTGGGGCAACTAGTTAATGTAAATTTAACAGTATCTGCAGTCGAAGCACCACAGTTTTTAATTGAGAGATCGCAGGCAAAGGTATCCCCCGGTTCGAAAATAGTATCGCCATCCCCACCCAATGGATGGAATACGGCTCTTTCTATGATGGGATATGCTTGAAGCGGTTCAGCTACCGCGAGTGTTTCCTCTGTAAAAAAGGCTCCTCCCCCGGAAGCAGATATATAAACATATTCGGCTTCTCCCGGACGAATGTAGAGTCTTACAATGCCGTATTCGTTAGTAATATCAGTGGCAAATTTCCCTCCGGGGGTTCTGGCTACTATCGAGACATCGCCTATGGGTGAGGAAGTAAGCGAATTAAGCACTGTAACGGTTAATATGCCACCTTCGCTTGGAATCGAATCACGGGAAAATGATAAATCTACTTCTGATAATCCCTGTGGATAGACATCGAGAAAAGGGTAACCAAAAAGCGTTGTAATGCATTTATAATAGCGATAAACCGAGTTATCAGCGAGTGTAAGGAAGATATTCTGGAGTATCTCTCCCAATTTGATCGATTTATAGGGGAAGACGTTGTTTATCCAAAAATAATAGACAAGATTCACCTGAGATGTCCATGCCGCACGGGAATGTGCTATAATGGCGACTAAGCCGCCTTCAGTTGAGCGTATAGATGCGGCACCAATCGAAGATAAATCTATAGCGTTAACCTCGCATGAATATGTGTAAAGTATCGGGAAAAAGGGGTGATTATCAAGAGACAAAAAATCCCCAATATTCAGTCCTCCTCCACCCGATTCTTTTCCAGTATGAAGAATATACTGATAGCCGTGGTCTATGTGGCAGATGAGATATCTTCCTGAATATAATTGTGAACGGAAGTTAGTTTCGTTAAGTTCAATATCCCCACCAGTTAAATCAAAATGAGAATACATCTTAAGAGCATCTATTCCTTCGGGTAAGTGCGAATCGATTATCGAGTCACATATAAGTTGACCCATCTGGTCTTCGCCAGTAGGAGAAAGGCTTGCACATGCGAAAAGCCATCGCCGAATAAAATCGTTATTCAACTCTCTTCTATGCGAACGAAGTTTCTGGACATATGCTATAGCCTCGAGGGTGTCCTCTGGTTGAAATCGACCAACAAATAACTCTGGGAGGAAATCATCCTCATCCTCCTCACCGAAATAACGGTCAGCATTGTTATTCCAATTGCCATCCATCACGGTAAAATACATGTCGGTAGGTATCTCTTCCCATGTGGGAATAGCCATCATTCCATAACGAAAACGAACTGGAAGCTCTTCGATATTTCCAACAAGAAAGACTCCGGATATTCCCCACTTTTGATAAGCATCGACTATAAATTGGCGAATGCGTTCGACTCTGTCAACACCATGCGGATAGGCAGAATATAGAGCTTCGAGAGAAATGGGTTCGATAATAAGGCCGAAAGCTATTTCATCTTGAAAAAAGGCTTCGAAGTAAGGTAGAAATCTATCCGCTATTATCGCGACTCCATCTGAAGGATCATCGCCCAAAGCGGGAGGGAAGCTACGAACCCGGGACTCCATCTCATCCATCGGCTCGAAAATGAAGGGTGCCGGCAGGTTTTCTCGGTTGGCAACATTAGCTTCTAAAATTCGATTACGAACTGAAGCGGAGTATTGCGTGGAGGTAACTGGAAGCTCGGCTCTATAATCCCAGCGTTCGAGGTAAAAATCTATGTGAATTCTTTTATTCAAAAATAGTGTCCCATTGGAATTCTCATATGTAAACGGCCTAAGCTTTATTTGAGCGATTGGAACACCAAACAAAAGGCCGGTATTTATAAGCTCGGCGGTTTGATTATGTTCAGGAAAAAATTGTGGCCAGTTGCTATAGTATTCTTGTTGGGAAACGGAATTTATCTCGATGCCGGAAATTAATACCTCTCTTTCGGCTAGACATTCGATAGATACAGCTCGAGTTTGAGCAGGAAGTGCCACATTAAGCAAGCGGATTGGGAGATCTAATTGGCCGGGATGTGGTTGATCGCATCCTACAAGCTCGACATGAGCGTAATTGCCTTCAACCTCAATTGTTGGGATTCCTTTTTCGAAATGCGTGTAAGAAAACGCAAACAGAAGAGAAAAAGGCATCATTAACAATAAAATTTTTTTAAAATTAATCATCTAAAAATCTCCCTAAGAAATCCAGCCTAATTCGTTATATTTTTCAATGATTATGTTTGTTGTTTTAATAGGGTTATGAAACTCATCGAGCCATATTTTACCCCGTGAAATCATATCCATGCGCAAATTCTTATTTAAGGCCAATTTGACTAGCACATCTGGCAAAGTTTTTTTATTCGCAACAGCAAAAGGATGAGAGCCAAGAAATTTTTCATGGTCGGGAAGTAACTCAACTACAGTGGGTATCCCCATTGCAACCGATTCTAGCCCGCTGATTCCATAACCTAGCTCGCCGAGTTGATCAATAAAGATATGGCAAGAAGATTTAAGGGCTATTGTTTCCGCATGTGGTTTTTTTTCTATAATCACCGGTTCTACATGTATTCTTCTGGCGACGTTATTAATTGCGGATATTATCTCATTGGTTCCTTTTGCGGAACGATGCGATGCAACATGGCCTATACGAATTGGGCCATTGGGCGCTTTAGCATTAGGCAGGTTTATTGGATCGAAAGGAAAAGGCAACCATGTTGATCGAGGGTGAATAAATCGGTGATCGAATTCCATCACGAAGACCACCGAAGCCGCTTTATCTATTTTTGGAATAACACCGTGTTGCCTCAAATCACTCCCATAATATGTTGTAGCTAATTTGCCCCCCCTTAAAACCCAGTCGAGTATCCATTTTCCGCTTCTAAGAAGAGGTATTCCGCCATCCAAAACTACTATATCATAGTCATTTAATCTTTTTGGAAATCCTGCTTTTATTAATCTTTTTTCCCATATTTTATCTCTAAGAGCAAAAAGTTGTTTTGCGGGGAATTTATCACCTCGCCATTTAGGAGGGATTTCATTCAAATCTTTGCGACGAAGGTTTAGCGTTTGAGGAGTCGTTTTCAGTGCGCGTTGGATTTTCGTAATAAAATTGCCGGCTACCAAGGGCAAATCAAGGCATTCATCCTCTTTGAAGCCATAAGGGTGTGGCCACATTGTTATAAGGCAAGAATCGAAACCAGATTTGCGTTCGGCCTTAACTATTGAATAAGGCACTCCAGCGAAGTTTTGTGGTGCAATATGTAAAATAGAAATAGACATTGTTTTATTATACTAAAAAAGTCAAGTTAATCAATGCTAATCGAGAGTTTGAGGGTATCACAACACTGTCCTGGCGCTGTCACGTTTTTTGCTATCTATATGGGTTAGCATCAATAATCTCTTTTTATTGGGCAAATTTTGTGGCATTGCGTTCTCAACCCGCGCCAATGCAGTATTTTTCTTGCATAATTTTTTAGCATTTTTATCATTCAGTCACAAATAGCGGTTTTTTACGTATTGGGTATTTTTACATTTGTAACCCTATTATCATATGTGAATAAATCAGTGACATTAAAGGTTACTTTAATTAAAGAATTCGAGTATCAGTTGGCTTTACACTATCCTGAACGCCAAAAGCTGAAAAACCGACGTTTTTTGATATGATAGATTTTATAAGGTTATTTTAACTAACAAACTCTTATCTATTTGCAATAATCATTGACTTTGCAAAACTTAACTCGTATTATTAATAAGATAGTTAATGTTGATTAATCGAAACATATATAGGAGGATAATAACATGAGAATCAAGGGTTTATGGATATACCTTATTTGCCTTTTATTAGCATTTGTAGCTTTCGCGAACGATGATTGGGCTGCTATTAAGGCCGCTATGGGCAGAGCACACGAAACGCATACAAAAGCAATAGTTAGCACCCACAATGACACAATTGCAGTTCAGCTTGACGATACCGATGGTCAGTTTAATATTGGCAAAACCATTGGATCTGTGACTTTGCTATATAATTACCCATCTTCGCCATGGTCTTCGTGGAGTTGTTTTTATATCGATGGCACGCATTATACGAATGACTTCGGCGGTTTTGGAGACCCAACAGGTTCTGTCGATGTTGGTGGTGGAACAGTGACGTATCCTTTCACCCTTGTTCCACATTCTGGCGATTCTTCGTTTATTCGCGGTGGCTGGCGCCAATCGAACATGGATATTTATCAGATACTTCAGCCTGTCTATGTCGAGCACGATGCTTTCATCGATGCTTTCATTTTCATCAAGTATGTTATAGTGAATACCGATACAGTTTCACATCGAGTTGGAATTATTTTGCAGATGGACACCATGGTTGATGCTAACGACGCCGCAGAACTCGGCACGATCTGGGGTTACAGCGGTATCGAGGAGGACTGGACTTACGATAGCATGCCTCCGTGGTGGTTCGCATACGAGGCCGGCCCACCGCCACCCGCTGGCGCGATCACAGCAATGGGCATCCTCGACGGTTTCGATGCCGTTCGGCCGGACCGATTTGCGGTCGGTGGATGGGGTTCGTTTAATAGCTTGGGAACATGGACGTATTCGACAACTGGTGCGCCATATTCCGATAGCGCGGTGCTATACTGGTGGGGCGTCGACACAATTGCACCCGGTGATTCGCTTATTGGTGCAACCTATTATGGTATAGGGCACCCTTATAATTTTGGAAGTTTCACCTTCTTGGTTGACGATGTCGACGTTGAGAATTGCGTTTATTCTCCGAATCCTTTCAGCTTTTTCGTTATGTTCACGAATGAATCCGCTATGTCTCTGGATTCAGTTACCATTCATTTACTTCTTCCTCCCGGCTTATCATCGGCTTCAGGGTCTGTAGATACTCTGATGAATGGTGGCGCGCACCTTGGGACCGGTGGAAGTGGCGTTATGAGTTGGGACATTGCTATAACCTCACCCCCGGCATGGGATTCGATCACCGTTTTCGTTACTTCGCCGAGCACTTCGGATACTTTCTGGCCTGATGAGCCTTATCGCATGACTCTTCCTTTCGTGGGAGCACCTCCGCAAGGCAGTCTTATCGACCCATCAGACAGCGCATGGACCACCTGCTCTGATCAGGGCATTATGCTCAACTTCGCTTCAGAGAACGGCCTCGATCTTCCATCGGATATGACCTTCGTCGTATCTGGTTCAGTTCTCGATCTAACTTCGCCGTTATTAAGTTGGGAAGACGATACACTCACTTACAGCCCAACATCAAATTGGACAGACGGTGCAACTGTTGACTGGGCGCTCGTCGAGGCTACAGATGCAATGGGTTGTTCACTAGAAACACCGGTTTTAGGTTCATTCTCAGTCGATTTATCCGCGCCAATTGCGGAGAACGAGTGGCCCGAGGATGGTTCTATATTGGGTTCGCCTGATATTGAAGAAACATGGATTGAACTTTACGATGTTATTCGCGCTGTAGATCCTTCGAGCATTGTTTTCACCTGTAACAGCGTTGCATACTCGGTTTCAGATCCGGCTCTTTTCTATAGTAATGATACTCTTAGGTTTAACATTGAGGATGCGGGTATTGTTCTTGCCGATGGCGACACTGTTTGTTTTGAGATCACTTCAGCAGCTGATCTCGAGCCGGATTACTGTGAAGCTAATGAAATGGCGCCTTACAGTTGGTGTTTCAGTATCAATATTATAGATTTGGCCTTGCCCGATACACATCTGTGTCCGCCCGGAGATACCTTCGATATTCCCATCTTTTGCGAGGACCTCGCTGGGCTTGGAATAACAGAACTGGATATTACTGTGGAGTTCATAGATGATGTTCTTCAACCATTGGGCGTCGAATTATCAGGCTCGGTAGCTAGTGGATGGCCACTCTCTGTAACCACAACACCCAACAGAATGCATATAACAGGTTCCGGCGCTGAGCTAGGTTCGGGCGATGTTCTTTTCTATATTAAGTTCTTCGTTCCTTCAGGACACGCCGAGGGAAGTTATAGTCCTCTTAATTTCATCGATGCTACCTTCAATGCTGGAGAGCTGGCTTCGAAACCGGTGGATGGTTTCGCGACGGTTTGTTTCGATACGCATATGTGGTCGAATGACTTAACTTTCTCAATCAGTGATCAGAACCGAAGAATACTCACTCTTGGAGTTACCGGAAGCGCCACTGATGGCTACAATCCCGGTCTCGATATTCAATCGTTGCCGGTGCCTTCGACTCATGTTGATGGTTATTTCGATATTTCAGACCCATCATTCCCGTTAATCACAAGGCTCGAACGTGATATGCGCGGTCCTGCCCCACTTCCGATCGTTTGGACTGGTTATGCCGGCTCACCGATTTTCGGAGCGGTGACGTGTAGATGGAATCCGAGCCACTTCCCACCCGGAATGGTTTACATGATTTACACCGATGGCGGGATTACACGCACTATAAACATGAAGCGTATAGATAATATCACATTTTCGGATGAAACCGAATTCACTGTCATTTATGACCAGCCCGAGATCGGAAGGGCGGAGTTTACTACTTGCCCCGGATGGAACCTGCTTTCTTTCCCATTCGTGCCCAACGAGGCAATTTCTTTCCGAGAAATGGTTCCCCATTCAATCACTAATGGTTATTGGTATAACCCAGATACTTATTCCTATATTTCATCTCTCTATCCCGAACCGGGGAAAGGCTACTGGGTATTCTGCACAGACAGTGACACCTTTTTTGTTGGTGGAATGCTTGTTAGTGAAGCACATTTAGACATACGCACAGGCTGGAATCTTGTGGGTATTCCATGGGAAGACACTGGTATTTTACCCTTTGGCGCTTTAACCTCCGAACCGGATGTTATTTTGCCAACGAATGTATATGGTTATGATGCTTGTGGAACTGCAACTTATTTCACGCCTACGGACCTCGAGGTTGGTAGTGGGTATTGGGTTCTTAGCACAGCAGATGCTTTTATGACTATTATTGGTGATTCGACAGTAAGTAAGGCCCTCCCTGTTTATGAACCGGCATGGCAATTACCTATGATGATAGGCAATATGCCATATATCATCGGAATTGACAGCAGAGCCAACGAGAAGATCGATGCTTTTGATAGAGCGATACCTCCATATAACCCGGATGGAGGGCTTTTCTTTGGTGGAACATGTGAGGGGTTTTATTTAGCAAGGGATATTAAACCTAGCACTGATTCCGAGTTCGTTATTTCTGCGGGGGCTAAAATTCTATCCTGGGATCCTTCGGCTATTTCACCTGAATTCGAATTAATTCTTTATAATGGAAAGAGCGTTTTAGATATGAGAAGCTTTGATAGCGTGCTTCTCGAGGAAAGCGCTAAAATAAAGGTTAATCGCGTTCTACCTGAGGTTCCAACACTTTATTCAGCTGTTCCTAATCCCTTTAATCCGGTTACTGAGATTAAATTCGCTTTACCTGAAGAAAGCAAAATCGAGCTAGGGGTTTATGATCTACTCGGCAAGCGCGTTGCCATATTGATTGATGACAACGCTTCAGCTGGTGTGCACACCACTGTTTGGCGCGGCACCTCCGATGATGGCAAGGAAATGCCATCTGGAATATATTTCTATCGTCTTCTTGTTGTCGAATCGGGTAAAGCTATCACAAAGAGCATGATCCTTCTCAGGTAGCAAATGTTTGCATAGACTAGCTGGATCGAGTAATTAATATAACAAAAGGCCGGATTTTTATCCGGCTTTTTATTATATTACCTTACAATATGTTAATTATATTTATATATATAATTACATTAAGTATATGTTCTATCTTATTCATTATCAATATGTTACCGTTATTATTAAGCGCAATTAGGCGCTCTTAATGGGACATATTCTAAGGAAAGGCGATTCCTTGAGAGTCTCACGCTCACTTAAAACCTCATATGGAAGATTAAACACACATATAAAAAAAATATTGCTTTTTATAAACATTTACGCTAAAATACTTGATAATAATTGATTTATTGAAAACCATAGGAGAAAGTATGCCTTACAAACCGGCGGATTTTAGAAAAGGCCTTAAGCTAATATATAAAAATGATCCCTTCGAGATAGTCGAAGTGCAGATGTCGCTTCGAGGTCGCGGAAGGAGTAAATATAAAACAAAACTAAAGAATATGCGCACGGGCGCTGTATTAGAAAATGTTTTTACCGAGCAAGATAGTCTCGACGAAGGTGAATTCGCCAACCGTAATATGCAATATCTTTATCTCGATGGTGAAGGATTCCATTTTATGGACACCGATACTTACGAACAAATAGCATTTTCGCAGGATGCTATCGGTAACACGAAGTATTTCCTTAAGGAAAGCGAGACATATTCGATTTTGCTCCTAGGTCATGAGCCTTTGAATGTGGATTTGCCGGCTGGCGTAATTCTCGGGATTACAGAAACAGAACCCTCTATTCGCGGTGACACAGTTTCTAATGTCACAAAGAACGCTACTACCGAAAATGGTCTTGTAGTAAAGGTTCCGCTGTTTATCGATATCGGAGATAAAATCAAAGTTGATACTCGGTCTATGGATTACCTCGGGCGGGCCTAGAACCTTCATGGACGATACTACTAAATCAAAGCTTTTAAAGGCCGCGCAGAGTGTTCTTGGAAATGCTTATGCTCCTTATTCGGGTGTCTTTGTATCTTCGGCGCTGATAGATGATAAAGGGCGGATATTTACGGGCGTTAATGTGGAGAATTCGAGCTTTAGCCTAACTATATGCGCTGAGAGAAACGCCATATCGTCGGCAATATCTGCAGGGGCAAAATCGATAAAGGGAATATTGATATTATCCTCTATCGGCGCTATCCCACCCTGTGGGGCATGCAGACAAGTAATAGCCGAGTTTTCGAAACCCGAAACTACAGTTCTTCTAGCCTCAAAGGAATATATCGAAGAAGAGTGGACAATCGGTGCACTTCTCCCCTCGGCTTTTAAATTATTGGACAAGAGTGAGAATAAACTGGATTAACTCATGAAATTTGTTGTTTGTATAAAAGAAGTTCCGGACACAATAGAAGTAAAAATGGACCCGGTCCGTAACACACTTATTCGCACTGATGTTCCATCAATAATAAATCCATTCGATGCTTTCGCACTCGAACTAGCTCTTCAAAAAAAAGATATAAATCCTGATATAGAAATAACAACGCTTTCCATGGGACCTCCACAAGCCGAGAAAAGCCTTCGTAAAACCATTGCTATGGGCGCTGACAATGCTATTCTTATCTCCGATATTGCATTTGCGGGCAGTGACACTTGGGCTACATCTATGGCTCTTTCAACGGCCATAAAGAAGATCGGTAGTGTAGATCTGGTTTTTGCTGGCCAGCAGGCAATAGATGGTGATACAGCCCAGGTAGGTCCTGAAATAGCGGAATTTCTTTCATTGCCTCAGGCAATATTTATACGCGATCTCAATTTCGACGGAGAGAATAAGATAATCGTCGAAAGGATTACAGAAACTGGTTACGAAATACTCGATATTTTGCTTCCAGCTCTAGTGAGCGTGATCAAGCTTCCTCGCGATCCAAGATTACCCTCTCTTCGAGGTATGATGAAATCTAAAAGAGCCGAGATAATCAAATGGAACGCTAGCGATCTCGATTTAGACGCTAAAACTCTTGGACTCGATGGTTCTCCGACAAAGGTAATTAAGATATTCACGCCGGAAAAGCGGGTTGGTGGTGAACTCTGGGATTATGAACCAAAAAAAACAGCGGCGAGATTGGCTGATTTACTTAAAGAAAAACGAATTATTTGAAGATTAAATACTCTTTCTATAGACAACCGAAGCTATTACAATAACCAATCCAACGAAAAATAGCATTATGGCATCGCCGTAATATGCTTTGACTATATGGTTTTGTGCTGTAATAATATTAAAAAAAGGCATGGATATCTTTTCTCCAATAGAATATATGGCCCATGCGAGGATTATGTATCCCGAATTCTCGAAAAAACCTAGTATTTTTTCTTTCGACCTCATATTACTCAACGATGAAAAAGCCCTGGCGAGAAAACTTGCGGTTAGAATTGCAAGAAAGACTGTAACCAATACAAAACCGGACATAATAATACGGTCTTCGAGTGTAATATCCCCCGCACAAATATTAATACCTTGAATACCGATAACCATAATATCCGGTGTGGCAAAAATAAGCACAAGCATTATCAATCCCAAAATTCCAAAAGAAAAAGTTAAGACTTTGAAAGCCAAAGCCAGTGCTTTAGAGATTTTTTGTTTTTTCATTTTGCTATCCTCGATATATAATTTATATTTGGTTTATAATGTTATTATAAAAGGTTTATTATGAGAGTCCAAATTATTTCTTTATTGTTAATGGCTGTATGTATTTTTGGAGCGGATTCGCTTAATATTGGCCTCGAATATTATTTACCAACTACGCCTCTGAGAGGAGTAGCCACGGGTGAAAACTCGATTATAGCCTTTGGAAAAGCGCCAACAGCATATTCAATTCAATATCTTTGCGGTGGATCAGCAGTTATTCTCGATAGTGTTTCTTGGAGTGGTTCTTCTATCCCAGTGGGAACGAATCTCGCTGGAAGATGGATATCGGTTGAAGATGGCGTGGCCTATCTCTCGGACTGGACCCGTGGTTTGCATGTTATCGATATTTCCGATCCACTGGATATAGTCGATCTCGGTTCGTTGTCATTGAGCGGTCAGGCTAGATCAGTTTATCCTATAGGTGAGAGTCTTTTCGTTGCGGCTAACACTGATGGAATTCATCTTGTAGATATTTCCTCCCCATCGACACCTTTTGCCTTACTTAATTACGAAGTTGGTGGTTTGGCCATGGATGTCGCTGTTTCCGATGCTTCTATTATGTTTGTCGCTGAAGACCCCACTGGTATCTCTGTTTGGAATCTTGCTTCCCCATTAGAACCTATCACTTTCGAGGATATTCCAGGGACAATTACAGGCTTGGACTTTGCGGGCACCGATACAATTCTGATTGCAAGTGATTTTGAAGGATCGGTGAATATTGTCGTCCTGGATTCGACCTTCGAATTGGAGGTTGTTAATACGATACCTGTTGGCGATGATTACGTTTTCAAATCGATTTATGACGAGGGTTTGTTAATCGTTGCGGCTGGAGAAAGCGGGCTCTGGGTTTTTCAGCTCGATTCGGATGGAGTGTCTGTCGTTGATTCCGGATTTTATTCTCTTGATGGGTCCAATTTTGTGGATGTTTGCCTTTTCGGCGATATAGTTGTGGCGGCGGATGCGGAAGGCGGGATATTCTTTTTCGACATTTCATATTTCAGAGATAATATTTCAGAGAGCTCCTCGAGGCCGGTTTCACTAGTAATAAATTCGCAACCGAATCCATTCAATTCAGCTGTGAAAATTTCCGTTGATTTTTCTTCCCGCGAAAACGAGAATCCATTAATACAAATCTTCGATCTTTCTGGGCGGCGCATTGATATTATTTCGAGTATATCGAGAAATCTATTCCAATACAAGAGAGATTTCTCTTCTTCTAGTGAAAATAACAGAGTTAACGAATACATTTGGTATCCATCCGAAAACGTTACCTCAGGCATCTATCTAATTTTAGCTCAGATAGGCGATATAACTAGGACGAAGAAAATCATATTGCTAAAATAAGTTCCATAAACTTATGGTATTTAACTTTTTTGCTGAAGATAAATCACGAAATTTACGATTCCAAAATTTCGCGCCAGCCTCCCTTCTCGTGCCAGCGTTTTTCTCATTAATTGCACAAGGGCGCGGAAACCGCGCCTTATCTTGATTCACTTTATTTACTCAATATTAATAACTTACTCGAAATCGGTTGAAATATATAACCTTGGAGCATAAATTAGATTTGAAAGGGTTTATTTTTATGAATGGAGCAACATGCGCAACCTAGCAATTATTTTTACACTTTCGATAAGCGTCTTTGCGCTTTCCCCAGATTTTCCTGAGGCTATGCCTCG of bacterium contains these proteins:
- a CDS encoding glycosyltransferase, which produces MSISILHIAPQNFAGVPYSIVKAERKSGFDSCLITMWPHPYGFKEDECLDLPLVAGNFITKIQRALKTTPQTLNLRRKDLNEIPPKWRGDKFPAKQLFALRDKIWEKRLIKAGFPKRLNDYDIVVLDGGIPLLRSGKWILDWVLRGGKLATTYYGSDLRQHGVIPKIDKAASVVFVMEFDHRFIHPRSTWLPFPFDPINLPNAKAPNGPIRIGHVASHRSAKGTNEIISAINNVARRIHVEPVIIEKKPHAETIALKSSCHIFIDQLGELGYGISGLESVAMGIPTVVELLPDHEKFLGSHPFAVANKKTLPDVLVKLALNKNLRMDMISRGKIWLDEFHNPIKTTNIIIEKYNELGWIS
- the efp gene encoding elongation factor P, coding for MPYKPADFRKGLKLIYKNDPFEIVEVQMSLRGRGRSKYKTKLKNMRTGAVLENVFTEQDSLDEGEFANRNMQYLYLDGEGFHFMDTDTYEQIAFSQDAIGNTKYFLKESETYSILLLGHEPLNVDLPAGVILGITETEPSIRGDTVSNVTKNATTENGLVVKVPLFIDIGDKIKVDTRSMDYLGRA
- the cdd gene encoding cytidine deaminase; translation: MDDTTKSKLLKAAQSVLGNAYAPYSGVFVSSALIDDKGRIFTGVNVENSSFSLTICAERNAISSAISAGAKSIKGILILSSIGAIPPCGACRQVIAEFSKPETTVLLASKEYIEEEWTIGALLPSAFKLLDKSENKLD
- a CDS encoding electron transfer flavoprotein subunit beta/FixA family protein encodes the protein MKFVVCIKEVPDTIEVKMDPVRNTLIRTDVPSIINPFDAFALELALQKKDINPDIEITTLSMGPPQAEKSLRKTIAMGADNAILISDIAFAGSDTWATSMALSTAIKKIGSVDLVFAGQQAIDGDTAQVGPEIAEFLSLPQAIFIRDLNFDGENKIIVERITETGYEILDILLPALVSVIKLPRDPRLPSLRGMMKSKRAEIIKWNASDLDLDAKTLGLDGSPTKVIKIFTPEKRVGGELWDYEPKKTAARLADLLKEKRII
- a CDS encoding T9SS type A sorting domain-containing protein, producing the protein MRVQIISLLLMAVCIFGADSLNIGLEYYLPTTPLRGVATGENSIIAFGKAPTAYSIQYLCGGSAVILDSVSWSGSSIPVGTNLAGRWISVEDGVAYLSDWTRGLHVIDISDPLDIVDLGSLSLSGQARSVYPIGESLFVAANTDGIHLVDISSPSTPFALLNYEVGGLAMDVAVSDASIMFVAEDPTGISVWNLASPLEPITFEDIPGTITGLDFAGTDTILIASDFEGSVNIVVLDSTFELEVVNTIPVGDDYVFKSIYDEGLLIVAAGESGLWVFQLDSDGVSVVDSGFYSLDGSNFVDVCLFGDIVVAADAEGGIFFFDISYFRDNISESSSRPVSLVINSQPNPFNSAVKISVDFSSRENENPLIQIFDLSGRRIDIISSISRNLFQYKRDFSSSSENNRVNEYIWYPSENVTSGIYLILAQIGDITRTKKIILLK